The proteins below are encoded in one region of Methanosarcina barkeri 3:
- a CDS encoding Ig-like domain-containing protein, which produces MRKTILKTVCIFTLVFFVLSMTGAAASSCKTTTDAKNDTFTCNCKCKSCCFNVLKNDKGCSLKVVKTGCYTTAKGGKVCMQSNGNFCYTRPASCSKCCTDSFSYCVIGADGKKDCATVTIKTACSSC; this is translated from the coding sequence ATGAGAAAAACTATATTAAAAACAGTATGTATTTTCACGTTGGTCTTTTTTGTCCTGTCAATGACAGGAGCAGCAGCATCTAGTTGCAAAACAACAACAGACGCAAAGAACGATACATTTACGTGTAACTGTAAATGTAAATCTTGTTGCTTTAATGTGCTGAAGAATGACAAAGGATGCAGCCTTAAGGTCGTAAAAACAGGATGCTATACTACCGCAAAGGGCGGTAAGGTCTGCATGCAGAGTAATGGTAACTTCTGCTACACAAGACCGGCAAGTTGCAGTAAATGCTGCACTGACAGTTTCAGCTACTGTGTAATTGGTGCAGATGGAAAGAAAGATTGTGCAACCGTTACGATTAAAACTGCATGCTCCAGC
- a CDS encoding hydrolase, translating to MQELTIDKAKTALVVIDLQKGIVAQQTKPYLAQDVIVNASKLVDTFRKNDMPVFLVHVMITKETMLKVLSDESFSNFSVPPADWSEFVPEMSPTSKDIVITKRQWGAFYGTDLELQLRRRGMSTIVLCGISTDFGVESTARFAYEYGFQQIFAEDAMASRSEEQHNAAVNFIFKRIGRVRKTDEILKALQ from the coding sequence ATGCAGGAGTTAACTATTGATAAAGCTAAAACAGCTCTTGTGGTTATAGACCTACAGAAGGGAATAGTCGCACAGCAAACAAAGCCTTATCTTGCACAGGATGTTATAGTTAATGCCTCAAAGCTCGTAGACACATTTCGGAAAAACGATATGCCCGTATTCCTTGTGCATGTTATGATAACAAAAGAGACGATGCTCAAGGTCTTAAGTGATGAGTCATTCTCGAATTTTTCAGTCCCGCCCGCTGACTGGTCTGAGTTTGTGCCTGAAATGTCCCCTACCTCAAAGGATATTGTTATAACTAAAAGGCAGTGGGGAGCATTTTACGGAACTGATCTGGAACTCCAGCTACGTCGGCGTGGAATGAGCACGATCGTACTTTGTGGAATTTCAACCGACTTTGGTGTTGAAAGCACAGCACGCTTTGCCTACGAGTATGGATTTCAACAAATTTTTGCCGAAGACGCTATGGCTTCCAGATCTGAGGAACAACATAATGCAGCTGTAAACTTCATATTCAAAAGAATAGGGAGGGTGAGGAAAACGGATGAAATCCTCAAAGCTCTGCAATAA
- a CDS encoding class I SAM-dependent methyltransferase, which produces MEKEEKEGWAQPEAAEKYARTADIIIPERKEILSIISKVAVDLGSMNPKIIDLGCGLGDVTAGILKLKPQANVLMIDFSDEMIRRSSERFRDNKNITLAKRDLNQGILDITEDRGFDAVVSCFSIHHVEFENRIKLYSDIRELLKEQGLFINGDIFREDSPVIDEWELNNHISSLMIQLKEKLGQEWTFDELKLNRLENAKKMGDKPGTLLETFHDMKAAGFRYVDCLWKSRNLAIMAATKS; this is translated from the coding sequence ATGGAAAAAGAGGAAAAAGAAGGATGGGCTCAGCCAGAAGCTGCTGAAAAATATGCCCGGACAGCTGATATAATCATACCTGAAAGGAAAGAAATATTGTCGATCATCTCAAAGGTGGCAGTGGATCTGGGGTCAATGAATCCTAAGATAATTGATCTGGGATGCGGTCTGGGCGATGTGACAGCCGGAATCTTGAAGTTAAAGCCTCAAGCAAATGTTCTCATGATTGATTTCTCTGATGAAATGATAAGGCGAAGCAGTGAAAGGTTCAGGGATAACAAAAACATAACTTTAGCCAAACGTGATCTGAATCAAGGAATCCTGGATATAACCGAAGATAGAGGATTCGATGCTGTAGTATCCTGTTTTTCAATTCACCACGTAGAGTTTGAAAACAGAATCAAGCTATATTCCGATATCCGTGAACTTCTAAAAGAGCAGGGTTTATTTATAAATGGAGATATTTTCAGGGAAGATTCTCCGGTTATTGATGAATGGGAACTTAATAATCACATATCTTCTCTAATGATACAGCTTAAGGAGAAACTCGGGCAGGAATGGACCTTCGACGAATTAAAGCTTAATCGCCTGGAAAATGCCAAAAAGATGGGAGATAAACCCGGAACGCTCTTGGAAACATTTCACGACATGAAGGCAGCAGGATTCAGGTATGTTGACTGTTTATGGAAATCCCGCAACCTTGCCATAATGGCTGCAACTAAATCTTGA
- a CDS encoding nitroreductase family protein — protein METMDAILTRRSIRKYSPNPVNRDVIENILKAGMNAPSAGDEQPWHFVIIDQHDLLEKISELHPYAKMLKSTPAAVLVCGDQHAPKYKDFWIQDCSAASQNMLLAAHDLGLGAVWIGVYPVEKMIQELRELLNIPAHITPFSMIAMGYPAEEKSGRMRYDPSRIHSNFW, from the coding sequence ATGGAAACAATGGACGCAATCTTAACTCGAAGAAGTATCCGAAAGTATTCTCCAAACCCGGTAAATCGGGATGTGATTGAGAATATTTTAAAAGCCGGAATGAATGCACCGTCTGCAGGAGACGAGCAGCCCTGGCATTTTGTTATAATTGATCAACATGATCTGCTTGAGAAAATTTCGGAATTACATCCATATGCAAAAATGCTGAAGAGTACTCCAGCTGCGGTGCTTGTCTGCGGGGATCAGCACGCTCCGAAATATAAAGACTTCTGGATTCAGGACTGTTCGGCTGCAAGCCAGAATATGCTGCTTGCTGCCCACGATCTCGGACTTGGCGCCGTCTGGATCGGGGTTTATCCTGTTGAAAAGATGATTCAGGAACTCAGGGAGTTACTGAATATTCCGGCACATATAACTCCGTTTTCAATGATTGCAATGGGTTATCCGGCAGAGGAAAAATCAGGAAGAATGAGGTACGATCCTTCCAGAATCCATAGTAATTTCTGGTAA
- a CDS encoding polymer-forming cytoskeletal protein, with the protein MEKKLVSILILLIILFAALPYSAGAADENFLKHTSSGNAFGAGENLQIDQNIQGDLVLAGSRLEINGNTGDDFLGAGGEIIVNGDVSGNIIAAGGYIRVNGNVGGDVAALGGQIILSRNSVVEGDILLGGGEVTLDGTVNGNGDVSTDTLKTGDNFKLKGNLALQADNYPSNLNDKVGGNLNITQVNATEEQYESVWFSIFSFIWRLLASLAIGLVLIYLFPDFVGGLVELVKDSPLKTGLLGFLTLVLLPILSIILLFTFIGWSLSILLILLLALSLLIATVPVKLLAGRIIYNKILKKEAGKMMYYTFGAVLFAIVYEIPFLGGLIRFVALIIGLGAIVAWLAIRARSTG; encoded by the coding sequence ATGGAAAAGAAATTGGTATCAATTCTTATTTTACTTATAATACTTTTTGCTGCACTGCCTTACTCAGCAGGAGCTGCCGATGAAAATTTTCTTAAACATACGAGCTCAGGAAACGCTTTTGGAGCTGGTGAGAACCTTCAGATCGACCAGAACATCCAAGGAGACCTGGTACTTGCAGGGTCTCGACTTGAAATAAACGGGAACACGGGAGATGATTTCCTGGGTGCAGGCGGGGAGATAATTGTTAATGGAGACGTTTCAGGAAACATTATCGCAGCCGGAGGATATATACGGGTAAACGGGAATGTAGGTGGAGATGTGGCAGCACTCGGCGGCCAGATTATCCTTTCCCGGAACAGCGTAGTCGAAGGAGATATTTTGCTTGGTGGCGGGGAAGTAACGCTCGATGGAACCGTTAACGGAAATGGGGATGTCTCAACAGACACTCTCAAAACCGGAGATAACTTCAAGCTTAAAGGAAATCTTGCACTTCAAGCCGATAATTATCCATCGAACCTGAACGATAAGGTTGGAGGAAACCTGAATATCACGCAGGTAAATGCGACGGAAGAACAGTACGAAAGTGTTTGGTTTAGCATTTTCTCCTTCATATGGAGGTTGCTCGCATCCCTGGCTATTGGCCTGGTCCTTATCTATCTTTTCCCGGATTTCGTAGGTGGACTTGTAGAACTTGTAAAAGACTCACCTCTAAAAACAGGATTACTGGGTTTTCTAACTTTAGTTCTTCTTCCAATACTCTCGATAATCCTGCTTTTTACTTTCATTGGGTGGAGCCTTTCGATCCTGCTTATACTGCTTCTCGCACTTTCGCTTCTTATCGCGACAGTACCTGTAAAACTGCTTGCTGGCAGGATAATCTATAATAAAATCTTAAAAAAGGAAGCAGGAAAAATGATGTACTATACTTTCGGGGCAGTCCTGTTTGCAATTGTATATGAAATTCCTTTTCTAGGAGGGCTTATACGTTTTGTTGCCCTCATTATTGGGTTAGGGGCTATAGTAGCCTGGCTTGCGATTCGAGCCAGATCGACAGGTTAA
- a CDS encoding carboxylesterase, with the protein MEKRHFYISNNEIRIPAILWGKPSEKLLIEVHGNLSNKEDTVISMMAQKAIEKGYQALSFDLPMHGERVDEEYACTPKNCVSDLAAVYNHAKSLSSYIHLFACSMGAYFSLLAYHDLNIKQGLFLSPIVNMERIIRNMMEGFQVSEEKLKAENEIQLPIGQTLEWNYYCYVKENPISFEWKVPTAILYGSDDNLSEWNEISTFAARYHSAVKVLEHGEHYFHTEEQLQMFDRWTDENLL; encoded by the coding sequence ATGGAGAAAAGACATTTTTATATCTCAAACAATGAAATTCGTATTCCTGCCATCCTATGGGGAAAGCCGAGTGAAAAGTTATTGATTGAAGTTCATGGAAACCTTTCCAATAAAGAAGACACCGTAATTTCCATGATGGCACAAAAAGCCATTGAAAAAGGTTACCAGGCGTTAAGCTTTGACCTGCCTATGCACGGTGAACGTGTAGACGAGGAATATGCATGTACTCCCAAAAATTGCGTAAGTGATTTGGCCGCTGTTTACAACCATGCAAAGTCGCTTTCATCCTATATTCATTTGTTTGCGTGCAGCATGGGAGCTTATTTCAGTCTGCTTGCCTATCATGACCTTAACATAAAGCAAGGCTTATTTCTCTCGCCTATCGTCAATATGGAACGCATTATACGCAATATGATGGAAGGTTTCCAGGTTAGCGAAGAAAAACTAAAAGCAGAGAATGAAATTCAGCTGCCGATTGGACAGACACTGGAATGGAACTATTATTGCTACGTGAAAGAAAATCCGATTTCTTTTGAATGGAAAGTGCCTACTGCCATTTTGTACGGTTCTGACGATAATCTGTCTGAATGGAACGAGATTTCAACGTTTGCAGCAAGATATCATTCAGCAGTTAAAGTCCTGGAGCATGGGGAGCATTACTTCCATACGGAAGAGCAATTGCAGATGTTTGATAGATGGACAGATGAAAATCTGCTGTAA
- a CDS encoding PAS domain S-box protein, protein MSISGFDVSDQKDEEKLRDGEELYKVLFKNTNDAVLLISPDGNIYTANPEACRIFGMTEEEIIRAGKSGIVDTSGPGLELALEKAGKFKGELNFRRKDGAIFPGELSTVFFSDKNGLVKTAMIIRDITEHKLIAESMRKSEECYRMLFTNMTDAFFVAEVIYDKDGTPCDYRFLELNSAYECYTGLKKEQLLGKTALEVFPDADPVGLKEYEKVTLSDVPTYYEVRSIEVKDRSLDVYVFRPENGKLALVFKDADKKKETREAPGKVHDNLEEKIIERTVELEKAYSYLKESEKSLAEAQQIAHIGNWNWNIVNNKLLWSDELYRIFGLKPKELEVTYDLFLTYVHPDDRDYVNIAFKKVLTGEPFDIIYRITLADGSERVVHAKTEVIFDEESPVRMRGTVQDITDRKQMEKALRESEEKYRNIVETANEGIFLMDAEFKITFANKRTAELMRYAQEEIIGRPVMNFICEESKTTARKNLEKRRGGISEIYELKLMCKDGSLFWAFISAKPLFNKDGDFTGSLCMFTDVTKRKEVETKLKETLDNLENLVKVRTEELEIAFNSLKESEKSLAEAQQIAHIGNWNWNIVNNKLLWSDELYRIFGLKPKELEVTYDLFLTCVHPDDRDYVNIAFKKALIGEPFNINYRIVLTDGSERAVYAKTEVIFDASNSPIRMRGTVQDITERRITEEKLRESEEQYRNIVETANEGIFLMDSKFKITFANKRTTELMGYTHEETIGRPVIDFICEESKPTAGRNLEKRRGGISESYELKLMCKDGSLFWALINAKPLFNKNGDFTGSLCMYTDITKRKEAEEALANIENTRKKEIHHRIKNNLQVISSLLDLQAEKFRGREDIKDSEVLEAFRESQDRVISMALIHEELHRNEGLDKLNFSQYIKELADNLFLTYKLGNDGTRFGKDIEENIFFNMDTAVPLGIIINELVSNSLKYAFQGRDCGEIRVKLHREEDRECGIEECNSTAYVLSVSDNGVGVPGELDIKNLDSLGLQLVTSLVEQLNGELELERNNGTEFTIRFTVVEKNNHASVPLNNN, encoded by the coding sequence TTGTCTATCTCTGGATTCGATGTAAGTGACCAGAAAGATGAGGAAAAACTTCGGGATGGTGAAGAACTGTACAAAGTGCTCTTCAAAAACACCAATGACGCCGTTCTTCTCATTTCACCTGACGGAAATATTTATACGGCTAATCCCGAAGCCTGCAGGATTTTCGGAATGACCGAAGAGGAAATCATACGGGCTGGAAAATCCGGAATTGTAGACACATCCGGCCCAGGACTCGAGCTTGCTCTTGAAAAAGCCGGAAAGTTCAAAGGGGAGCTCAATTTTAGGAGGAAAGATGGTGCTATCTTCCCTGGGGAGTTGTCAACTGTATTTTTCTCTGATAAGAATGGTCTGGTAAAAACTGCCATGATTATCAGGGACATCACAGAGCACAAGCTGATTGCAGAGTCGATGCGGAAAAGTGAAGAGTGTTACCGGATGCTTTTCACAAATATGACAGATGCTTTCTTCGTTGCTGAAGTTATTTACGATAAGGATGGCACACCCTGTGATTATCGTTTCCTTGAGCTTAATTCTGCTTATGAGTGTTATACGGGCTTAAAGAAGGAACAGTTATTAGGTAAGACGGCACTTGAAGTGTTTCCTGATGCCGATCCTGTCGGGTTAAAGGAATATGAAAAAGTGACACTTTCTGATGTACCGACTTATTATGAAGTCAGGAGTATTGAGGTTAAAGACAGGTCTCTTGATGTTTATGTGTTTAGACCTGAAAATGGAAAACTTGCGTTGGTTTTCAAAGATGCCGATAAAAAAAAGGAGACTAGAGAAGCGCCTGGAAAGGTTCACGACAATTTAGAAGAGAAAATTATAGAACGAACGGTAGAGCTTGAGAAGGCTTATAGTTATTTGAAAGAAAGTGAAAAAAGTCTTGCTGAAGCTCAACAAATAGCTCATATTGGAAACTGGAACTGGAACATTGTAAATAATAAGTTGCTCTGGTCTGATGAATTATATCGCATTTTTGGACTTAAGCCTAAGGAACTTGAAGTGACTTATGACCTGTTTTTAACTTATGTGCACCCGGATGACCGGGATTACGTAAACATTGCCTTTAAAAAAGTCTTAACTGGTGAACCCTTCGACATTATTTATAGAATCACCCTGGCTGACGGATCTGAACGAGTAGTCCACGCAAAGACTGAAGTTATTTTCGATGAGGAATCTCCTGTCAGGATGAGAGGAACAGTTCAGGATATTACCGACAGAAAACAAATGGAAAAGGCATTGCGCGAAAGTGAGGAAAAGTACCGCAATATCGTTGAGACAGCAAACGAAGGCATATTCTTGATGGATGCTGAATTCAAGATTACCTTTGCTAATAAAAGAACTGCGGAGCTAATGAGGTACGCTCAGGAAGAAATTATTGGTAGACCTGTAATGAATTTTATTTGTGAAGAGAGCAAAACTACTGCCAGAAAGAACCTGGAAAAAAGACGTGGTGGTATTAGTGAGATCTATGAATTGAAGTTAATGTGTAAGGACGGTTCACTCTTCTGGGCATTTATAAGCGCTAAACCGTTATTTAACAAAGACGGGGATTTTACTGGCTCGCTATGTATGTTCACTGATGTTACCAAAAGAAAAGAAGTTGAAACAAAACTTAAGGAAACTCTTGACAATTTGGAAAACTTGGTAAAAGTACGTACGGAAGAGCTTGAAATAGCTTTCAATTCATTGAAAGAAAGTGAAAAGAGTCTTGCTGAAGCTCAACAAATAGCTCATATTGGAAACTGGAACTGGAACATTGTAAATAATAAGTTGCTCTGGTCTGATGAGTTATATCGCATTTTTGGACTTAAGCCTAAGGAACTTGAAGTGACTTATGACCTGTTTTTAACTTGTGTGCACCCGGATGACCGGGATTATGTAAATATTGCCTTTAAAAAAGCCTTAATTGGTGAACCCTTTAACATTAATTATAGAATCGTCCTAACTGATGGATCTGAGCGAGCAGTCTACGCAAAAACTGAAGTTATTTTTGATGCAAGTAATTCTCCTATTCGAATGAGGGGGACCGTTCAGGATATTACTGAACGTAGAATAACAGAAGAAAAACTTCGTGAAAGTGAAGAACAGTACCGCAATATCGTTGAGACAGCAAACGAAGGTATATTCTTGATGGATTCCAAATTCAAGATTACCTTTGCTAATAAAAGAACTACAGAATTAATGGGGTACACTCACGAAGAAACTATCGGTAGACCGGTAATAGACTTCATTTGTGAAGAAAGCAAGCCTACTGCCGGAAGGAATCTGGAAAAAAGGCGCGGTGGTATTAGCGAGAGCTATGAATTGAAGTTAATGTGTAAGGACGGTTCACTCTTCTGGGCACTTATAAACGCTAAACCGTTATTTAATAAGAACGGCGATTTTACTGGCTCGCTATGCATGTACACCGATATCACCAAAAGAAAAGAAGCTGAGGAAGCTCTGGCAAACATTGAAAATACCCGTAAGAAAGAGATTCACCATCGCATTAAGAATAATTTGCAGGTAATCTCATCCCTGCTGGATTTACAGGCTGAAAAGTTCAGAGGCAGAGAGGATATTAAGGACTCGGAAGTTCTTGAAGCCTTCAGGGAAAGCCAGGATCGTGTAATTTCAATGGCTCTCATCCATGAAGAACTGCATAGAAACGAAGGGCTTGATAAGCTTAATTTTTCACAGTATATTAAGGAACTTGCGGATAATCTCTTCCTTACCTATAAACTTGGAAATGACGGTACCAGATTCGGTAAGGATATAGAAGAAAATATTTTCTTTAATATGGACACTGCAGTGCCGTTAGGTATTATCATAAACGAACTTGTTTCAAACTCTCTAAAGTATGCATTTCAAGGAAGAGACTGTGGAGAAATCCGAGTTAAACTGCATAGAGAAGAGGACAGAGAATGCGGAATTGAAGAATGTAATAGTACAGCTTATGTTCTGTCGGTCTCAGACAACGGAGTTGGCGTTCCCGGAGAACTTGACATCAAAAATCTCGATAGTCTGGGACTTCAGCTTGTAACTTCTCTTGTTGAACAGTTGAACGGAGAACTGGAACTGGAAAGGAATAACGGGACAGAATTCACTATAAGGTTCACAGTAGTAGAAAAGAATAATCATGCATCAGTTCCACTCAATAATAATTAA
- a CDS encoding TetR/AcrR family transcriptional regulator, protein MALAERRQREKDQRREDIVNAAEKLFFSRGYDNVSMDEIAGEVELSKPALYYYFKDKESLFFAVVNRGVKILRAMVEEEVISAQANGIKIGAIATAFEKFIQKYPDYARAYFHFWSGRFDISNDKNVSPDAKEIIEFTWESYEKSLLILKKGIEEGVIRSDVSPVVVVVLNNLIVTGIMNMSPYLRKFMEVHGITMEQFYLEVANLVSHMAMDKGEGNESIRERMLKWRSDRFAPEQNKD, encoded by the coding sequence ATGGCACTAGCAGAACGAAGGCAGCGAGAAAAAGATCAGAGACGTGAGGACATTGTTAATGCTGCTGAAAAACTTTTCTTTTCACGAGGTTACGATAATGTCTCAATGGACGAAATTGCAGGTGAAGTTGAGTTGAGTAAGCCTGCTTTGTATTACTATTTCAAAGATAAAGAGTCGCTTTTTTTTGCAGTCGTAAATCGTGGAGTCAAAATCCTCCGCGCTATGGTTGAGGAGGAAGTAATAAGCGCGCAGGCTAATGGTATCAAGATCGGCGCAATCGCCACGGCATTCGAGAAGTTTATTCAAAAATACCCTGACTATGCCAGAGCCTATTTTCACTTTTGGTCAGGCAGATTTGATATATCGAATGACAAAAATGTGAGTCCAGACGCAAAAGAAATCATTGAGTTCACTTGGGAAAGCTACGAGAAATCGCTTTTGATATTAAAAAAAGGCATCGAGGAAGGGGTTATCAGATCTGATGTTAGTCCGGTTGTAGTGGTGGTCTTAAATAACTTGATCGTCACCGGCATCATGAATATGAGTCCCTATCTAAGAAAATTCATGGAGGTTCATGGGATTACTATGGAACAGTTCTACCTGGAAGTTGCCAATCTTGTGAGCCATATGGCCATGGATAAAGGAGAAGGGAACGAAAGCATCCGTGAGAGAATGTTAAAATGGAGGAGTGATAGGTTTGCACCGGAACAAAATAAAGATTGA
- a CDS encoding DUF3795 domain-containing protein: MDLKELRELTAPCGLDCFNCNFYLANDNEKIRKQIQAGFSSAGCSLPDGGAVCKGCRRENGNCAPRRVLGLEPCKVLKCIGSKDIESCADCSDFPCDNLHPYADLASAVPHNTKVFNLALIRKMGLEKWAQEKAKSVRETYFNQKFDI; the protein is encoded by the coding sequence ATGGATTTGAAAGAATTGAGAGAATTGACCGCGCCATGCGGTTTGGACTGCTTTAATTGTAATTTTTATTTGGCAAACGATAATGAAAAGATCAGAAAACAAATACAGGCAGGATTTTCCTCAGCTGGGTGTAGTCTTCCAGATGGAGGAGCTGTTTGTAAAGGCTGCAGAAGAGAAAACGGCAATTGTGCTCCCCGTCGTGTGCTCGGGCTAGAACCGTGCAAGGTACTCAAATGTATCGGTTCCAAAGATATTGAGTCGTGTGCCGACTGCTCTGATTTTCCCTGCGACAACCTTCATCCTTATGCAGACCTCGCATCGGCGGTTCCGCATAATACAAAAGTATTCAATCTGGCGTTGATAAGGAAGATGGGCTTGGAGAAATGGGCTCAAGAAAAAGCGAAGTCCGTAAGAGAGACATACTTCAATCAGAAATTTGACATTTAA
- a CDS encoding DUF1638 domain-containing protein, translating into MPVLSIIACGMLEDELVHVLSRDHALKLLIVVENRDNIRFLRNLRSKNCTPKTIFLDKTPMLLKDERHPDSKMLLKFLSIFPSLKEMHEKRKLLEKKKLTVVVNLLKMGLHSYLELLKAEVHKNIREMAPFSDNILIFYGSCGHTLVKLEEDFADLGCKEYEFRCKRDHRVY; encoded by the coding sequence ATGCCCGTACTAAGTATTATTGCGTGTGGAATGCTCGAAGACGAGCTTGTACATGTATTATCGAGAGACCACGCACTCAAGCTGCTAATTGTCGTGGAAAACCGGGATAATATAAGATTCCTTCGAAATCTCAGGTCAAAAAACTGTACTCCAAAAACAATTTTTCTGGATAAAACCCCAATGCTTCTGAAAGACGAACGACATCCCGATTCAAAAATGCTTTTAAAGTTTCTTTCCATATTTCCCTCTTTAAAAGAAATGCACGAAAAAAGAAAACTCCTGGAAAAGAAAAAGTTAACCGTTGTCGTAAATCTGCTAAAAATGGGCCTGCATTCGTATCTTGAGTTATTGAAGGCTGAAGTGCACAAAAATATTCGGGAAATGGCTCCCTTTTCGGATAATATATTGATTTTTTACGGCAGTTGTGGGCATACATTAGTAAAACTGGAAGAGGACTTTGCAGATCTCGGATGCAAAGAGTATGAGTTCCGATGCAAAAGAGATCATCGAGTTTACTGA
- a CDS encoding class I SAM-dependent methyltransferase, with protein MIDLQQTRMKVNLSGMPLTSLVTLYSRAKISKEHGSLFNDAKAVELVEQIDFYFSLLEKSGADFTFFANAARAMQLDNKVKAYIKEHPRASVVNLGAGFETEFFRVDNGTVRWYDLDLPELIEVRKQLLPETDRLTCIAKSFLDPSWCQEINTENGVLIIAGGLFRYFGEAEVRQFFSLLADRFPGCEIVFEAESKSSIDVDGSCGAYGAGWNDDEPEKRDAMQAEYMKAFENAWKMFFPQAQKDMMIGALTTSTRPRGTEWDDFKTWWDQLGAQEKSKAMSDFFFGFTCGCPLEDASEMTAWDDRITVVDQFPLFRNIPRGPSMSKSTRQFMDYTDEKGRIKIVHVRT; from the coding sequence GTGATAGATTTGCAACAGACCAGGATGAAGGTTAATTTAAGCGGCATGCCGCTAACTTCCTTAGTGACATTGTATAGTCGAGCGAAGATAAGTAAAGAACATGGCTCATTATTCAATGATGCAAAAGCGGTTGAACTCGTTGAACAAATTGATTTCTATTTTTCCTTACTTGAGAAATCAGGTGCTGACTTTACATTTTTTGCCAATGCTGCACGAGCAATGCAATTGGACAACAAGGTAAAGGCTTACATCAAAGAGCACCCTCGCGCATCGGTAGTTAATCTCGGTGCCGGATTCGAAACGGAATTTTTCCGCGTTGACAACGGCACTGTCCGCTGGTACGACCTTGACCTTCCCGAACTCATTGAAGTCAGAAAGCAGCTGCTTCCGGAAACTGATAGGTTAACGTGCATTGCAAAGTCGTTCCTCGATCCGAGCTGGTGTCAGGAAATTAACACTGAAAACGGCGTACTTATAATTGCTGGCGGCCTCTTCCGCTACTTTGGCGAAGCAGAGGTACGCCAATTCTTTTCCTTGCTGGCGGATCGTTTTCCGGGTTGCGAAATCGTATTTGAAGCCGAATCAAAATCGAGCATTGATGTCGACGGAAGCTGCGGTGCCTATGGCGCAGGGTGGAATGATGACGAGCCTGAAAAAAGAGACGCAATGCAGGCGGAGTACATGAAGGCATTTGAGAACGCGTGGAAGATGTTTTTCCCACAGGCTCAGAAAGATATGATGATCGGCGCCCTGACAACATCGACCAGACCGCGAGGTACAGAGTGGGATGATTTCAAAACATGGTGGGACCAGCTCGGTGCACAGGAAAAAAGCAAAGCAATGAGCGACTTCTTCTTTGGCTTCACCTGCGGGTGCCCCCTTGAAGATGCAAGCGAAATGACAGCATGGGATGACCGTATTACTGTTGTCGACCAATTTCCCCTGTTCAGAAACATTCCCCGAGGTCCTTCAATGAGCAAGTCTACTCGACAATTTATGGACTACACCGATGAGAAAGGAAGGATAAAAATAGTTCATGTAAGAACCTGA
- a CDS encoding TetR/AcrR family transcriptional regulator, translating to MATADRKEREKEQRRNAIINAAEKLFFSRGFDSVSMEEIAKEVELGKGTLYLYFKSKDSLFFAIISRRWEEFGEAMIEKMNHGKNGFEKIQIMIKWFIEYSQKNPEYNDMATTFGPQLFQRIDPEDARMMMELSMKYMPLVHYAIREGIKDGSIRNDLDPALLGMYIQMITFNVVSPDPSIKNSFAAQGISYDTYVEMLPKFLCPSIARLPEKECNNKDEIFQR from the coding sequence ATGGCAACTGCTGACAGAAAGGAAAGGGAAAAGGAGCAAAGGAGAAATGCAATAATCAATGCCGCTGAGAAATTATTTTTCTCCAGGGGCTTCGATAGCGTCTCCATGGAAGAGATAGCAAAAGAGGTGGAGCTTGGTAAAGGTACGCTTTATCTTTACTTTAAGAGCAAGGACTCGCTGTTTTTTGCTATTATCTCTAGGAGGTGGGAGGAGTTTGGTGAAGCTATGATAGAAAAGATGAACCACGGGAAAAACGGCTTTGAAAAAATTCAGATAATGATCAAGTGGTTTATTGAATATTCACAGAAGAATCCAGAATATAACGACATGGCTACCACGTTTGGACCCCAGCTCTTCCAGAGAATTGATCCCGAAGATGCGCGAATGATGATGGAACTCTCCATGAAATACATGCCTCTTGTGCACTATGCTATCAGAGAAGGAATTAAGGATGGATCTATCAGAAACGACCTTGATCCCGCACTGCTTGGAATGTATATCCAGATGATTACGTTTAACGTTGTCTCCCCGGATCCCTCTATTAAGAATAGTTTTGCAGCACAGGGAATAAGCTACGACACATATGTAGAGATGTTGCCAAAATTCCTCTGTCCGTCAATTGCACGGTTACCGGAGAAAGAGTGTAATAATAAGGACGAAATTTTTCAGCGATAA